A stretch of Anaeromyxobacter dehalogenans 2CP-1 DNA encodes these proteins:
- the tsaD gene encoding tRNA (adenosine(37)-N6)-threonylcarbamoyltransferase complex transferase subunit TsaD — MTRVLAIETSCDETACAVVEDGRRALSDVVSTQIDIHRRWGGVVPELASRNHVVQVMPVVDEALARSGVGPDGLDAVAVTSGPGLVGALLVGVQAAKALALAWGKPLVGVNHLEGHLVAAFLAEVPPAFPYLGLVVSGGHTSLYAAHGFGDYRLLGQTRDDAAGEAFDKGAKLLGLPYPGGVAIDRLAKEGDPAAIRFPKAIVKGADLDFSFSGLKTALLHHVKKHGVPEGPALADLCASYQEAIVRALVEKAFRAARRLQFERLVLAGGVAANSRLRAAATARAAEYEGMSVFIPPVRLCTDNAAMIAVAGTHALLRGERAGPDLNADPAWRL, encoded by the coding sequence ATGACCCGCGTCCTCGCCATCGAAACGTCTTGCGACGAGACCGCCTGCGCGGTCGTCGAGGACGGCCGGCGCGCGCTCTCGGACGTGGTGTCGACGCAGATCGACATCCACCGGCGCTGGGGTGGGGTGGTGCCGGAGCTGGCGAGCCGCAACCACGTGGTGCAGGTGATGCCGGTGGTGGACGAGGCGCTGGCGCGCTCGGGGGTCGGGCCGGACGGCCTCGACGCGGTGGCGGTGACGAGCGGGCCGGGGCTGGTCGGCGCGCTGCTGGTGGGCGTGCAGGCCGCGAAGGCGCTGGCGCTCGCCTGGGGCAAGCCGCTGGTCGGCGTGAACCACCTCGAGGGCCACCTGGTGGCGGCGTTCCTGGCGGAGGTCCCGCCGGCGTTCCCGTATCTCGGGCTGGTGGTGTCGGGCGGGCACACCTCGCTCTACGCCGCGCACGGCTTCGGCGACTACCGCCTGCTCGGCCAGACGCGCGACGACGCCGCCGGCGAGGCGTTCGACAAGGGCGCGAAGCTGCTCGGCCTGCCGTACCCGGGCGGCGTCGCCATCGACCGGCTGGCGAAGGAGGGCGACCCGGCCGCGATCCGCTTCCCGAAGGCGATCGTGAAGGGCGCCGACCTCGACTTCAGCTTCTCCGGGCTGAAGACCGCGCTGCTGCACCACGTGAAGAAGCACGGCGTCCCCGAGGGGCCCGCGCTCGCCGACCTGTGCGCGAGCTACCAGGAGGCGATCGTGCGCGCGCTGGTGGAGAAGGCGTTCCGCGCCGCGCGCCGCCTCCAGTTCGAGCGGCTGGTGCTGGCGGGCGGCGTGGCCGCGAACAGCCGGCTGCGCGCCGCCGCCACCGCCCGCGCCGCCGAGTACGAGGGCATGTCCGTGTTCATCCCGCCGGTCAGGCTCTGCACCGACAACGCGGCCATGATCGCCGTCGCCGGCACGCACGCGCTGCTCCGCGGCGAGCGGGCCGGGCCGGACCTGAACGCCGATCCCGCCTGGCGCCTCTGA
- a CDS encoding response regulator gives MAKQHLLLVDGDPKSLRVMEVSLKKAGFTVTTAVNGRDALERCAVSPPDLILSDTKMPEMDGFELCRRLKEDERHRGTPFIFLTGQKSVEYKVKGLELGVEDYLTKPIYIKEIVTRVKLLLQKKEKERLEKKDLKASFAGNLSDMGVVDLVQTLEMGKKSGALHVKSRRGLEAVCYFKDGRILDCELGGKVTGENAFYRLLNWQEGEFAIEFKPIEREERIPVSTQGLLMEGMRRIDEWGRIVEQLPSLDRVFEIDPTALAERLAEIPDDVNALLRLFDGRRPLEQVIEEADYDDLAAAGVISKLFFEGIAKEVAVPPAPEPVAAPPPAVEAATEPVEQAPRLGRPARTAPAEATPEPQGVDWFAGPVGRSAPHAPAPEAAEPAPEPPRAAPARPEPPAAPPPSFVPQGGFSMPLPPPGSLPPPPSLAAPARRPAPAPVAPAAPSVAAPVAPRARPEPTPAAAVIPGPPPAPAAPSRAAARSRAPLAIGLGVLVLAAVAGAVALRGRGASAGPAPAAAASPAAGPAAAPPVQPAAAAAPVEAPAPPAHADPAAATASAPAATEAPSPAPVAAAVEPTAAPATTAAPAAAAPRAEGADPRRLLAAAARKYEEGRFAEAAVDYRRAVGLRPTAPGYVGLARALHDAQRSGDAVRALDRAIELDPAYAPAWLLRGEIHQGAGRASQARAAYTRFLELSPSGPEARAVRDILGRQLR, from the coding sequence TTGGCGAAGCAGCACCTGCTCCTCGTCGACGGCGACCCCAAATCACTGAGGGTGATGGAGGTCTCGCTCAAGAAGGCGGGCTTCACCGTCACGACCGCCGTGAACGGGCGCGACGCGCTGGAGCGGTGCGCGGTCTCGCCGCCCGACCTGATCCTCTCCGACACCAAGATGCCGGAGATGGACGGCTTCGAGCTGTGCCGGCGGCTGAAGGAAGACGAGCGTCACCGCGGGACGCCGTTCATCTTCCTGACCGGCCAGAAGTCGGTCGAGTACAAGGTGAAGGGCCTCGAGCTGGGCGTCGAGGACTACCTGACGAAGCCCATCTACATCAAGGAGATCGTCACCCGCGTGAAGCTCCTCCTCCAGAAGAAGGAGAAGGAGCGGCTCGAGAAGAAGGACCTGAAGGCGAGCTTCGCCGGCAACCTCTCCGACATGGGCGTGGTGGACCTGGTCCAGACGCTGGAGATGGGGAAGAAGTCCGGCGCGCTCCACGTGAAGAGCCGCCGGGGGCTCGAGGCCGTCTGCTACTTCAAGGACGGCCGCATCCTCGACTGCGAGCTGGGCGGCAAGGTCACCGGCGAGAACGCGTTCTACCGGCTGCTGAACTGGCAGGAGGGCGAGTTCGCCATCGAGTTCAAGCCCATCGAGCGCGAGGAGCGGATCCCGGTCTCGACGCAGGGGCTGCTCATGGAGGGCATGCGCCGCATCGACGAGTGGGGCCGCATCGTCGAGCAGCTGCCCTCGCTCGACCGCGTCTTCGAGATCGACCCGACCGCGCTGGCCGAGCGGCTGGCGGAGATCCCCGACGACGTGAACGCGCTGCTCCGCCTGTTCGACGGGCGGCGCCCGCTCGAGCAGGTGATCGAGGAGGCGGACTACGACGACCTGGCCGCCGCCGGCGTGATCTCGAAGCTCTTCTTCGAGGGGATCGCGAAGGAGGTGGCGGTCCCGCCCGCGCCCGAGCCGGTCGCCGCGCCGCCGCCCGCCGTCGAGGCCGCGACGGAGCCGGTCGAGCAGGCGCCGCGCCTGGGCCGGCCCGCGCGCACCGCGCCGGCGGAGGCCACGCCGGAGCCGCAGGGCGTGGACTGGTTCGCCGGGCCGGTGGGGCGTTCCGCGCCGCACGCGCCCGCGCCGGAGGCCGCCGAGCCGGCCCCCGAGCCGCCTCGCGCCGCGCCGGCGCGCCCAGAGCCGCCCGCGGCGCCGCCGCCGAGCTTCGTCCCCCAGGGCGGCTTCTCGATGCCGTTGCCGCCGCCCGGGTCGCTGCCCCCGCCGCCCTCGCTGGCCGCCCCCGCGCGGCGGCCAGCGCCGGCGCCGGTCGCGCCGGCCGCGCCGTCGGTCGCGGCGCCCGTCGCACCGCGCGCGCGCCCGGAGCCCACGCCGGCCGCGGCCGTCATCCCGGGCCCGCCCCCGGCACCGGCGGCGCCGTCGCGCGCGGCGGCCCGCTCGCGCGCGCCGCTCGCGATCGGCCTCGGCGTGCTCGTCCTCGCGGCCGTCGCTGGCGCCGTCGCGCTGCGGGGGCGCGGCGCGAGCGCCGGGCCCGCGCCTGCCGCCGCGGCGAGCCCGGCCGCCGGCCCGGCCGCTGCCCCGCCCGTCCAGCCGGCCGCGGCCGCCGCGCCCGTCGAGGCGCCCGCGCCGCCGGCACACGCCGACCCTGCCGCCGCGACCGCGAGCGCCCCCGCCGCGACCGAGGCGCCCTCGCCGGCGCCGGTGGCCGCGGCCGTCGAGCCGACCGCGGCCCCGGCGACGACCGCGGCTCCTGCTGCGGCCGCTCCGCGCGCGGAGGGCGCGGACCCGCGTCGCCTGCTCGCCGCCGCCGCCCGCAAGTACGAGGAGGGCCGGTTCGCCGAGGCCGCCGTCGACTACCGGCGCGCGGTGGGGCTGCGCCCGACGGCGCCCGGGTACGTCGGGCTCGCTCGCGCGCTGCACGACGCGCAGCGCTCGGGGGACGCCGTCCGCGCGCTCGACCGCGCCATCGAGCTCGACCCGGCCTACGCGCCCGCCTGGCTGCTGCGCGGCGAGATCCACCAGGGCGCCGGGCGCGCGTCGCAGGCCCGCGCCGCGTACACCCGGTTCCTCGAGCTGTCCCCGAGCGGCCCGGAGGCGCGCGCCGTCCGCGACATCCTCGGCCGGCAGCTCCGGTAG
- a CDS encoding SPW repeat domain-containing protein yields MSLRWLNVVFGGWMLATGLVAGPRTPEFGDHIFLGLAIFLVAFLAMALPRLQAVNVVLGAWAVLSPFVLGYLDAGLAVNDIVVGILVCWVALTPPRPHRPRGRAAPAT; encoded by the coding sequence ATGTCCCTGCGGTGGCTCAACGTGGTGTTCGGCGGGTGGATGCTCGCGACCGGGCTGGTCGCGGGCCCGCGCACGCCGGAGTTCGGCGATCACATCTTCCTCGGCCTCGCCATCTTCCTGGTGGCGTTCCTGGCCATGGCGCTGCCGCGCCTCCAGGCCGTCAACGTCGTGCTGGGCGCCTGGGCCGTGCTGTCGCCCTTCGTGCTCGGCTACCTCGATGCCGGACTGGCGGTGAACGACATCGTCGTCGGGATCCTGGTTTGCTGGGTGGCGCTCACGCCGCCGCGCCCGCACCGGCCGCGCGGACGGGCCGCCCCAGCGACCTGA
- a CDS encoding HD domain-containing phosphohydrolase, which produces MFDRLTLAEDLLDCQGRVVARRGLVVSPESIEEAAQHARPAPRRALADTPLGGDLGVALDDPTYRALFARAGARDAVARAVAAAGLTEGLVEELLALRAERPALHLHAFTTAAVAVRMLLSAVGGARALPDLAAAALLHDLGMRHVPATVVERADRLEIREAHRIAAHPLLGAFQLARELGPHPAVAAARCHHWRCGQGYPGMGAAPSRAVEVVSVASAFAALTRPRAYRSAAYDARGAADVIVAEVLAGHADANTAKLLVHALRGGRGDPRAIRFGGAREGHAPEVNRHAPVAAPGRSPL; this is translated from the coding sequence GTGTTCGACCGGCTCACGCTCGCCGAGGATCTGCTCGACTGCCAGGGCCGGGTGGTCGCTCGCCGCGGCCTGGTGGTGTCGCCCGAGTCCATCGAGGAGGCCGCCCAGCACGCGCGGCCGGCGCCGCGCCGCGCGCTCGCCGACACGCCGCTGGGCGGCGATCTCGGGGTGGCGCTGGACGACCCCACCTACCGGGCGCTGTTCGCGCGCGCCGGGGCCCGCGACGCGGTGGCGCGGGCGGTGGCCGCGGCCGGCCTGACCGAGGGGCTGGTCGAGGAGCTGCTGGCGCTCCGCGCGGAGCGGCCGGCGCTCCACCTCCACGCGTTCACCACCGCGGCGGTGGCGGTCCGCATGCTGCTCAGCGCGGTGGGCGGCGCGCGCGCCCTGCCGGACCTCGCCGCGGCGGCGCTGCTGCACGACCTCGGCATGCGCCACGTGCCGGCGACGGTGGTGGAGCGCGCCGACCGGCTGGAGATCCGCGAGGCGCACCGGATCGCGGCCCACCCGCTGCTCGGCGCCTTCCAGCTCGCCCGCGAGCTGGGCCCGCACCCGGCCGTGGCGGCGGCGCGCTGCCACCACTGGCGCTGCGGGCAGGGCTACCCGGGCATGGGCGCCGCGCCCTCGCGGGCGGTGGAGGTGGTGTCGGTGGCGAGCGCGTTCGCGGCGCTGACGCGGCCGCGCGCGTACCGCTCCGCGGCCTACGACGCGCGCGGCGCCGCCGACGTCATCGTGGCGGAGGTGCTGGCCGGGCACGCCGACGCGAACACCGCCAAGCTGCTGGTCCACGCCCTCCGCGGCGGCCGCGGCGACCCGCGCGCGATCCGCTTCGGCGGTGCGCGCGAGGGGCACGCGCCCGAGGTGAACCGGCACGCGCCCGTCGCGGCACCTGGAAGAAGTCCGCTGTAG
- a CDS encoding deoxynucleoside kinase, which translates to MERPRYIAVEGPIGVGKTTLAQVLAERLGARLVLEEAESNPFLPAFYADRKKHAFQAQVFFLLSRFQQQQVLFQQDLFSSSTVADYLFAKDRIFATLTLEPAELALYRQIHELLGPRVVRPDLVIYLQARTDVLLSRIRKRGRDFERGLDPAYVEALAKAYNDFFFHYEDTPLLVVNTSDIDVESEPEDLEALLAVIRKHRKGTQHYVPLGTRTY; encoded by the coding sequence ATGGAGCGCCCTCGGTACATCGCGGTCGAAGGACCCATCGGCGTGGGCAAGACGACCCTCGCCCAGGTGCTGGCCGAGCGCCTGGGCGCTCGCCTGGTCCTGGAGGAGGCGGAGTCGAACCCGTTCCTCCCGGCCTTCTACGCGGACCGGAAGAAGCACGCGTTCCAGGCGCAGGTGTTCTTCCTGCTCTCGCGCTTCCAGCAGCAGCAGGTGCTGTTCCAGCAGGACCTGTTCTCCAGCTCCACGGTCGCCGACTACCTGTTCGCGAAGGACCGCATCTTCGCGACGCTGACGCTCGAGCCGGCCGAGCTGGCGCTCTACCGCCAGATCCACGAGCTGCTCGGGCCGCGGGTGGTCCGGCCGGACCTGGTGATCTACCTGCAGGCCCGCACCGACGTGCTCCTGTCGCGCATCAGGAAGCGCGGCCGGGACTTCGAGCGGGGCCTCGATCCCGCCTACGTCGAGGCGCTCGCGAAGGCCTACAACGACTTCTTCTTCCACTACGAGGACACGCCGCTGCTCGTGGTCAACACCAGCGACATCGACGTGGAGTCCGAGCCCGAGGACCTCGAGGCGCTGCTCGCGGTCATCCGCAAGCATCGCAAGGGCACGCAGCACTACGTACCGCTGGGCACCAGGACGTATTAG
- a CDS encoding DUF971 domain-containing protein, whose protein sequence is MGLLDRITFQKQTAEPPESIDVQPDHAIRIVWPGGRETTLTSWALRDFCPCASCVEEGTGKKLLDSSTIPPDIHPLEINPVGAYAIQIQWSDGHNTGLYAWPTLRHACGLE, encoded by the coding sequence ATGGGACTCCTCGATCGGATCACCTTCCAGAAGCAGACGGCCGAGCCCCCCGAGTCGATCGACGTCCAGCCCGATCACGCGATCCGCATCGTGTGGCCGGGGGGGCGCGAGACGACGCTCACCTCCTGGGCGCTGCGCGACTTCTGCCCGTGCGCGTCGTGCGTGGAGGAGGGCACCGGCAAGAAGCTGCTCGACTCCTCCACCATCCCGCCCGACATCCACCCGCTGGAGATCAACCCGGTGGGCGCGTACGCGATCCAGATCCAGTGGTCCGACGGCCACAACACCGGCCTCTACGCCTGGCCGACGCTGCGCCACGCGTGCGGGCTGGAGTAG
- the panC gene encoding pantoate--beta-alanine ligase, whose product MKTTELITDPASWQARCTAAREAGTRIALVTTMGYLHEGHLSLMREARRRADEGGRRGLAVGTIFVNPTQFGPTEDLARYPRDLEGDLAKCAAAGLDAVLAPSDPALMFAPGHETWVTVERASQGLDGASRPGHFRGVATVVAKLFNLTRPHVALFGEKDWQQVAVIRAMVRDLAFGIEIVGMPIVREPDGLALSSRNAYLSPDERRRALALSGALAAAREATARGERDAASLRAGARARLEAAGGRVDYVEIVHPETLAPVARAEPGSVLLLAAWFGATRLIDNGRLP is encoded by the coding sequence GTGAAGACAACCGAGCTGATCACCGACCCGGCCTCCTGGCAGGCCCGCTGCACCGCCGCGCGCGAGGCCGGCACGCGCATCGCCCTGGTCACGACCATGGGCTACCTGCACGAGGGCCACCTCTCGCTCATGCGGGAGGCGAGGCGCCGCGCCGACGAGGGCGGCCGCCGCGGCCTGGCGGTGGGCACCATCTTCGTCAACCCGACGCAGTTCGGTCCGACCGAGGACCTGGCCCGCTACCCGCGCGACCTCGAGGGCGACCTCGCGAAGTGCGCCGCCGCCGGGCTCGACGCGGTGCTCGCCCCGAGCGACCCGGCCCTGATGTTCGCGCCGGGGCACGAGACCTGGGTCACGGTGGAGCGCGCCTCGCAGGGGCTGGACGGCGCCTCGCGCCCGGGCCACTTCCGCGGCGTGGCCACCGTGGTCGCGAAGCTGTTCAACCTGACCCGCCCGCACGTGGCGCTGTTCGGGGAGAAGGACTGGCAGCAGGTCGCCGTGATCCGCGCCATGGTGCGCGACCTCGCCTTCGGCATCGAGATCGTGGGCATGCCCATCGTGCGCGAGCCGGACGGCCTGGCGCTCTCCTCGCGCAACGCGTACCTCTCGCCGGACGAGCGGCGGCGCGCGCTCGCGCTCTCGGGGGCGCTCGCCGCCGCGCGCGAGGCCACCGCCCGCGGCGAGCGGGACGCGGCCTCGCTGCGGGCCGGGGCGCGCGCCCGCCTCGAGGCGGCCGGCGGCCGGGTGGACTACGTCGAGATCGTCCACCCCGAGACGCTCGCGCCGGTGGCGCGCGCCGAGCCCGGCAGCGTGCTGCTGCTCGCCGCGTGGTTCGGCGCCACGCGCCTCATCGACAACGGCAGGCTGCCATGA
- the smpB gene encoding SsrA-binding protein SmpB translates to MKGKAGGKAADAAEKVAASNRRARFDYDVEDTWEAGLVLTGSEVKSLREGNVNLSDAYAMPRGEELWLLNCRIGEYQQAAHFGHAPLRDRKLLMNRAEIDRVRGKVEQRGYTLVPLRIYFKQGWAKVELGLARGRSHEDRRGAIAERESKREMDRALARGRRR, encoded by the coding sequence ATGAAGGGCAAGGCCGGCGGCAAGGCGGCGGACGCCGCGGAGAAGGTGGCGGCGTCCAACCGCCGCGCGCGCTTCGACTACGACGTCGAGGACACCTGGGAGGCCGGGCTGGTGCTCACCGGCAGCGAGGTGAAGTCGCTGCGCGAGGGGAACGTCAACCTGTCCGACGCGTACGCGATGCCGCGCGGCGAGGAGCTGTGGCTCCTGAACTGCCGCATCGGCGAGTACCAGCAGGCGGCGCACTTCGGCCACGCGCCGCTGCGCGACCGGAAGCTCCTCATGAACCGGGCCGAGATCGACCGCGTCCGCGGCAAGGTCGAGCAGCGCGGCTACACGCTCGTGCCGCTCCGGATCTACTTCAAGCAGGGCTGGGCCAAGGTGGAGCTGGGCCTGGCGCGCGGGCGCTCGCACGAGGACCGGCGCGGGGCCATCGCCGAGCGGGAGTCGAAGCGCGAGATGGACCGGGCGCTCGCGCGGGGCCGGCGTCGCTAG
- a CDS encoding DUF4388 domain-containing protein yields the protein MSVLEAPGDLARTPLAAILLEALNVRATGLLEVAHEGGTSRLWLRDGRPVGAQVVTGFRPLGLLLLQAGLIDIDALSRSLGLMASTRRPQGEILVELGAVSRADVDRTLAEQQAGYFALIAALDAGAFRFDPAAPVPEWTRGSRLSPLRTIVDALERPQAGALVVSALQPVAHQAVRLASGYAEVAGAFRWTAPEQALLRRLAPSATLEAFFAGDEVEPERARAVLAALLLLGLAVPATGRQPSGETAAGLVLELEPEPEPIAPGRTGAPAAAPAAPAAPPPAPAVPARRSDPAEARERRQRLLQQAMRNMGIGPFAGRPPAAAAPRPGAPAIPAAPPAPPPPVGAPPGSPEAALRAALLAAAPRARERDLFARLGLQPTAGRDEVKRAFLQLARQFHPDRFAAPALADLAEPVRDFFTAVNEAYETLSDDRKRAEYLAVRGAHGVTPAQAESARVDFQKGEACLRTRDLARARGFYESAVRADPRPEYLAAVAHTFLADPQRRDLDRARALVEQALREPAGAASDRVCQVAGLLARDDGDVGQAERMFRAAVAANPRNADALRELRNLEARRAERRGR from the coding sequence ATGTCCGTCCTCGAGGCCCCGGGCGACCTGGCCCGCACACCGCTCGCCGCGATCCTGCTCGAGGCGCTGAACGTGCGCGCCACCGGCCTGCTCGAGGTGGCGCACGAGGGCGGCACCTCGCGGCTGTGGCTGCGCGACGGGCGGCCCGTCGGCGCGCAGGTGGTGACCGGGTTCCGGCCGCTCGGGCTGCTGCTCCTGCAGGCGGGGCTCATCGACATCGACGCGCTCTCGCGCAGCCTCGGGCTGATGGCCTCCACCCGGCGCCCGCAGGGCGAGATCCTGGTCGAGCTGGGCGCGGTCTCGCGCGCCGACGTGGACCGGACGCTGGCCGAGCAGCAGGCCGGCTACTTCGCGCTCATCGCCGCGCTCGACGCGGGCGCCTTCCGCTTCGATCCGGCCGCGCCCGTGCCGGAGTGGACCCGGGGCAGCCGGCTGTCGCCGCTGCGCACCATCGTGGACGCGCTGGAGCGGCCGCAGGCCGGCGCGCTGGTCGTGTCGGCGCTGCAGCCCGTCGCGCACCAGGCGGTGCGCCTCGCCTCGGGCTACGCGGAGGTGGCCGGCGCCTTCCGCTGGACCGCGCCCGAGCAGGCGCTGCTGCGCCGGCTCGCGCCGTCCGCGACGCTGGAGGCGTTCTTCGCCGGCGACGAGGTGGAGCCGGAGCGCGCGCGCGCCGTGCTCGCGGCGCTGCTGCTGCTCGGGCTGGCGGTGCCGGCCACCGGGCGGCAGCCGAGCGGCGAGACCGCGGCCGGCCTCGTGCTCGAGCTCGAGCCGGAGCCCGAGCCGATCGCGCCCGGTCGCACCGGCGCCCCCGCGGCGGCGCCGGCCGCGCCCGCCGCGCCGCCGCCCGCGCCCGCCGTCCCGGCGCGCCGCAGCGATCCGGCAGAGGCGCGGGAGCGGCGCCAGCGCCTGCTGCAGCAGGCGATGCGCAACATGGGCATCGGGCCGTTCGCCGGGCGGCCTCCCGCCGCCGCGGCGCCGCGGCCCGGCGCGCCCGCGATCCCCGCGGCCCCCCCCGCCCCCCCGCCGCCGGTCGGCGCGCCGCCCGGCTCGCCCGAGGCCGCGCTCCGGGCCGCGCTGCTCGCCGCCGCGCCGCGCGCACGGGAGCGCGACCTGTTCGCCCGCCTCGGCCTGCAGCCCACCGCCGGCCGCGACGAGGTGAAGCGCGCCTTCCTCCAGCTCGCGCGCCAGTTCCACCCCGATCGCTTCGCCGCGCCGGCGCTCGCGGATCTCGCCGAGCCGGTGCGCGACTTCTTCACCGCGGTGAACGAGGCGTACGAGACGCTGTCCGACGACCGCAAGCGGGCCGAGTACCTCGCGGTGCGTGGCGCGCACGGCGTGACGCCCGCGCAGGCCGAGTCGGCGCGGGTGGACTTCCAGAAGGGCGAGGCGTGCCTGCGCACGCGCGACCTGGCGCGCGCGCGGGGGTTCTACGAGTCGGCGGTGCGCGCCGACCCGCGCCCGGAGTACCTGGCCGCCGTCGCGCACACCTTCCTGGCCGACCCGCAGCGCCGGGACCTCGATCGGGCGCGCGCCCTGGTTGAGCAGGCGCTGCGCGAGCCCGCCGGCGCGGCGAGCGATCGCGTGTGCCAGGTGGCTGGCCTGCTGGCGCGCGACGACGGCGACGTGGGCCAGGCCGAGCGCATGTTCCGCGCCGCGGTGGCGGCGAACCCGCGCAACGCCGACGCGCTGCGCGAGCTGCGCAACCTGGAGGCGCGGCGCGCCGAGCGGCGCGGGCGCTGA
- the panB gene encoding 3-methyl-2-oxobutanoate hydroxymethyltransferase: protein MSSHPPAPRKHVTIHELRRMKESGERIAMVTAYDATAARLVAVAGVDAVLVGDSLGMAVQGHESTLPVTLDQMVYHSAMVRRGLARGDGRAHLVTDMSFGSYQASADEAVKAAMRLVAEGGAEAVKLEGGAEFGEVIRRIVRAGVPVMGHIGLTPQSVHKMGGYVVQGKDSEKAQQILRDARALEAAGCYALVLECIPSELARIVTSQLRIPTIGIGAGPHCDGQVLVLNDLLGLDASFTPRFVKRFGEVGAAVQDAVGAYVGEVKARAFPDDAHSFHSSSVRLVPVERHAEAAEEEPPDAIGAPI from the coding sequence ATGTCGTCCCATCCCCCCGCGCCACGCAAGCACGTCACCATCCACGAGCTGCGCCGGATGAAGGAGTCCGGCGAGCGCATCGCCATGGTCACCGCCTACGACGCGACCGCCGCGCGGCTCGTCGCGGTCGCGGGCGTGGACGCGGTGCTGGTGGGTGACTCGCTGGGCATGGCGGTGCAGGGCCACGAGTCCACGCTGCCGGTCACCCTCGACCAGATGGTCTACCACTCGGCCATGGTGCGGCGCGGGCTCGCCCGCGGCGACGGCCGGGCCCACCTCGTCACGGACATGAGCTTCGGCAGCTACCAGGCCAGCGCCGACGAGGCGGTGAAGGCCGCCATGCGGCTGGTGGCGGAGGGCGGCGCCGAGGCCGTCAAGCTCGAGGGCGGCGCCGAGTTCGGCGAGGTGATCCGCCGGATCGTGCGCGCCGGCGTGCCGGTGATGGGCCACATCGGCCTCACCCCGCAGTCGGTCCACAAGATGGGCGGCTACGTGGTGCAGGGGAAGGACTCGGAGAAGGCGCAGCAGATCCTGCGCGACGCCCGCGCCCTCGAGGCGGCCGGGTGCTACGCGCTGGTGCTGGAGTGCATCCCCTCCGAGCTGGCCCGCATCGTCACCTCGCAGCTCCGGATCCCGACCATCGGCATCGGCGCGGGCCCGCACTGCGACGGGCAGGTGCTGGTGCTGAACGACCTCCTCGGCCTCGACGCGTCCTTCACGCCCAGGTTCGTGAAGCGCTTCGGCGAGGTCGGCGCCGCCGTGCAGGACGCGGTGGGCGCGTACGTGGGCGAGGTGAAGGCGCGCGCGTTCCCCGACGACGCGCACAGCTTCCACTCCAGCTCGGTCCGCCTCGTTCCGGTGGAGCGCCACGCCGAAGCGGCGGAGGAAGAGCCGCCGGACGCCATCGGCGCCCCCATCTAG
- the rsmA gene encoding 16S rRNA (adenine(1518)-N(6)/adenine(1519)-N(6))-dimethyltransferase RsmA: MTDHYPSPRALLDRYDLRAKKSWGQNFLGDEAVLDDIARLAAPRAGDAVLELGAGLGHLTARLLARGARVAAVERDRDMVRVLRGELGDRITLLEADAARLDYADLAARFGAAAAAGEGPRLAVVGNLPYHLTSPILFSILDQVAHVSRAVFLLQREVAERLAAPPASRDWGVLSVLLQREADVSVERIVPPGAFWPPPKVASAVLCALFRPPADAVADPARFRRLVKAGFGQRRKTLRNALGSAKLADPARLEAAFAAAGVDPGRRGETLTLAEWAALERTLG, translated from the coding sequence ATGACCGACCACTATCCGAGCCCGCGCGCGCTGCTCGACCGGTACGACCTCCGCGCGAAGAAGAGCTGGGGCCAGAACTTCCTCGGGGACGAGGCGGTCCTCGACGACATCGCGCGCCTCGCCGCGCCGCGCGCCGGCGACGCGGTGCTGGAGCTCGGGGCGGGCCTCGGCCACCTCACCGCGCGGCTGCTGGCGCGGGGCGCGCGCGTGGCCGCGGTGGAGCGCGACCGCGACATGGTCCGGGTGCTGCGCGGCGAGCTGGGCGACCGGATCACGCTGCTCGAGGCGGACGCGGCGCGGCTCGACTACGCCGACCTGGCGGCGCGCTTCGGCGCGGCGGCGGCCGCGGGGGAGGGGCCGCGGCTCGCGGTGGTGGGGAACCTGCCGTACCACCTCACCAGCCCGATCCTGTTCTCGATCCTCGACCAGGTGGCCCACGTGTCGCGCGCGGTGTTCCTCCTCCAGCGCGAGGTGGCCGAGCGGCTCGCGGCCCCGCCCGCGAGCCGGGACTGGGGCGTGCTCTCGGTCCTGCTGCAGCGCGAGGCGGACGTGTCGGTGGAGCGGATCGTGCCGCCCGGCGCGTTCTGGCCGCCGCCCAAGGTCGCGAGCGCGGTGCTCTGCGCGCTGTTCCGCCCGCCCGCGGACGCGGTGGCGGACCCGGCGCGCTTCCGGCGGCTGGTGAAGGCCGGCTTCGGTCAGCGGCGCAAGACGCTGCGCAACGCGCTCGGCTCGGCGAAGCTCGCGGATCCGGCGCGGCTCGAGGCCGCGTTCGCGGCCGCCGGGGTGGACCCGGGCCGACGCGGCGAGACGCTCACGCTGGCCGAGTGGGCCGCGCTGGAGCGCACGCTGGGCTGA